The following is a genomic window from Onthophagus taurus isolate NC chromosome 1, IU_Otau_3.0, whole genome shotgun sequence.
AGGCAGTGACAAACCAGATTTTCATCATGTCTTGGTATAAACCACCAAGAAGTTTTATGCTCAAAAGTAATCAAGTTGGAAAGCGTTtcaaaatttgtgaaaaattattaaacttcaTAAAGTTATGTGGCTTGAATCAGCGACAGTTTTCTGTTTTTACGTGATTTAGAAAGTGAGTACACTGATTTATCTTATTACGCAGAAGCGCGATGGCTTTCGTGTTCTATGGTTCTCGATTGATTTTGGAaacttaaagaagaaatatgcTCTTTTATGAAAGTGAAAGGACAAGATGCCAGCTTATTATCCGACGTACTTTTTTTACAAGAACTTTCATTTATGGCAGATATTACAAAACATAACAGATATGCATGATCGTGTGAAAGCTTTCAAGTGTAAGATGATGCTGTGGGAAAACCAGTTAGTAGTGGATAATCTGTCACATGGGCTTGGCAAAAGTGCCGTTCGAACCGTCATAGGTCTCCTCACGATACACTGTAAGGTAAATAAGCACCTTCAAAACATGAAGCTTGCTGGCTCCCTTTTCTGTCGAGCCTGTGAACAGGATGATGAGACGGTTaaacacatcttgtgtgatGATCTCTCTGACTGACCTCAGAATGAGGACCTTCGGGGAGGAATGGCCAAAAACAGATGATATCACTAATGCACCTCTAGGAGCTGTCCTAGCCTTTGGCAATACCTTAGGGTGCGTTTACGTTGGAGCTGCGATAAACGATACTAACAAAACAATGAAATTGTTGTCATAGTTTTATATGTAGGTGTTTATATTGGAACGAGAGCTGCGATAAACGATAAGAGCTGGAATGAGAGCAGCGATAAGAGCTGCGCAAAATGAACTGAAAATGATTTGTCAGAAAAATCTGTTATGgtgatttttatctttttggtACCACAAGGGGGATCTAACAAAAATTTCACTAATTAAACAGTCGATATCCATGCCGACCACACCTGATAATAGCAAAGAGAACAGGGAATACAATTAGCGTTGCTCTTATCGTTAGTCGGCTGTCAAACGTGTAACAACGCGTCGCTCCAATATAAGCACTTGCATATAAAACTATGACAACAATGTCGTTGTTTTGCTAGTATCGTTTATCACAGCTCCAACGTAAACGCAcccttaggctggttgatgtgacCGGAGTCTGTACTGGGACTCTGGTCTGTGCAGTTTCGCACGCACTCCAGAATCCATACATACAATCTGTCATATTTTCCGACTTATAAGGCGTATCAGGAAAGTACAAGTGTCCCAGTATcatacaaaatgaaaaaaaaatgggaaGCCTTCTGGCAGAATTTGAAAAGCGTTTTCAGGATTTTAAGTCCCaagaacacatttttttttcttttttggtctTTTCACTATCGATATTGATAAAGCTCCCCCACACTAGCCGATGGAAGAcccatttaaaacaaaatttaatattattggtacatttcaattttataagtTGGTACTTGCCTGTTTAATACCAAGAAATGAGAAAATTTGCTTGTGAAATCGTGTCAATGTTTGGAAGTAGCTATAAGTGTgaacaattattttctttgatgaAATACATCTCCCCCAAGATTTTTTATAACGTTCTTTTtactgaaaatttaataaatatatttgtcCTATAATAGTACTTTTTGTTAAGATTTTCAGTAGTTTTATTCTAAGACATCATCTGCCAATATAGATACATggaaatttttgatgtaattcgaatatttatgcattgaaaagcaaaatgaaaagaaaattctCGATACTATCAAATCCTGCTTTTCATAGTTACAGTAACTAATTTGCTATGGTTAGTGGTTATTTCTAATCTACAAATAATTCTGAAAAATATACCCAACTAACTTTGAAATTACTTTTTCACTTACAGAATAAGActttttcgaaaatatgaTCTTGCATTAACGCTTTACATTGTAATTTGTGCTCGTATAATAAAAgtgctttttaattaattaatcatataATATCCAATTTCCTACAAAAAACGTATTCATAAATTAGTTGCTTACCTGATTCTAAGAAtcacaaattcataaaatgttgTTCTATCACAATAATCGCATttctaaatttgatatcatACTTTGTTTTTATGAAAGTTGTAAACTTGTatcaaattttacaaatatattaaaaaacttgttCCCACAACATTCTTTGAAACATgttcaatttaaattgaaatcatTTCACCCagtgaattaaatttgcaaatgGAAACATCCAATCAATTCACGATTTATAGCCCTCTTTATAACCCATTCAGTTACAGATCAGGTTTCTATTCGTTTctaaacgatttaattaaatccatGTAAGCATTTGGTTAACAATTGTTATTAACACGTcgatgatttaatttatttaataaaatcaatttgaaatttactCAAGTTTACATGATTAGAATGCAATTTACCAAGTTATTTAACTGGAAAATAAGCTATCAACAGAGTTGGGTAGGAAAATCAATGCTAAAATGAATTAAGTCCTTTTTAGttctttttattgatttttaaaaaagattaaaaaaattaatcggaAGGAAATCCCCAAACTTTTAAACTTCCTGCATCTCTTTTTCTATCGTAAGTATCTTTATCATCACAAGCATAAGCTAATAAATACTGCGATGGATGCCAAGCTACTGTAAAAGTTGCCGCTTCAACTGTAATATCAGCGATTTTATCGCCTGTTTCAGTGAATCctatatcaataattaaatctTCTGAAGCAGAGGCTAGAAGTTGACCATCATGGCTAAAAGATATTGTTCGAACTGGCCAATCCATTctgtaacattaaaaattatttaagaattaaatttactaaaaattaaaattttacctagtaaaaacttttttacaagCTAACTCATCAACGTCCCAAAGTGTTACCAAAGCATCTGCACTTCCCGTTGCAAAATATTTCCCAGTTGGATCAAATTCAATGCAAATACAAGTCCCTGGGTGAGCATTTAGAATATGCTGAAGTTCCAAATCGGGATAACTAAGTATATGAATACATCCCTGTCCATttgttaaaaagaataaatcaCTAGTATTATTCCAAGAGATTTCATTAACTTCAAAGTTGTATTGTTCTTCAGATTTAATTTTGTGCGTTCTTGCATCAATGAAAGTAACTAAATCTTCCTTATTCCCAACTGCTATGGTATCTCCATTAGGAGCCCAggttatattaatattttctccCTTTGTGGGTATTGTTGCAATACATTTTTGGATTCTTGAGTCCCATATTCGAACAGATTTGTCACCACTTGCTGTACTTAGAAGATCTGGATGAGATTGGTGCCAACATAATTGGTCTACTGAACCACCGTGACCTTTAAAAGTCGTTTCTTTactcttaaaattaaataaaaattaaattaaatcttattaattataattaatgataatacaTACCAAACGGTCTTTATCCAAAGTGTAAATACAAACGGATTTATCAAAAGAACCGGAAGCGAGTCTTTTTCCATCGCAACTCCACCCCACCGAATGTACTTTAGAAGTATGTCCAGAATATTCTTTAGATTTATTATgagattgaaaataatttcgaaattcttcgattttattgttgtacattttcaaaaattaatcttaacctcactttttcacGTTTGTCGCTTTTCAAAACATCAACAAaactaacctcacttttaattattatcaaattaaatatttaattataaacaaatttataataaaaaaaacgtttcttttcttaattaatatgAATTCTAATAAATTAGAGTCAATTTTAGTTTGTGATAACGATATTGTTGGATTATTTAAGGTTAAGTTGTCATTAATcagatttaataattaatttattttattacaatagaTTGCTCTTAAATTGGTTGAAAGTGGAAAATACGTATGGTTCATTTCACCAGAACCAATTACGAGTCTCCCTAAAAACGTAACACCTTCAACTAAagaagtattaaaatttttaactcttttgtaggttatgtttaatttatttattttttttattaattttgtttaattttaggtACTTTAAAGACACTAGAGAGCttttaaagcattttaatAGTATCCAAACTTGGTTTAGGATACctgaattaattattataatcgaTTTTCATCATTATTTAGATTGTGAAAATAATGATTATAATCCAACAGAAAGTGCTTTTCTTTGTGCTTCATTTCTAGACGCTGGCAATGcatgcataaaaaaattaaataaatccgTCTATTTAATAGCCTCATTAGACTTagataaatgtaaaaataaaaatgtacaaattttattagatttatattttaataagataTCAAATACTTCGGAGATaaacatataaattatttttacaaatttcttttttatttgcaTTCATCATGGCATGGTTCCAAAGTCCTTAAATCCCTCCAAGTTGGTGGTAAGCACCCATACAAATGGTTGCCACATTTTTTGCAAGGATGGCTAAATAAGGTTATGTAACTATGAAGCCAATGCTGAAATTTtcatgtaattaatttattaaacctttaaagaataattttttttaccatgTATGATTTAATAGCTAACTCCGGCATATTTGGGGCATAAAAATGGCACATAGCGGCGTGACTATTCTCAGTAACTTTCCTAAAAACTATGTATCTAGATTCAGTCCAAATATCGTTTGATTCCGTTTGAGCTTTAACCATAATCCATTCAATCATAAGGCCTTTAAAAGCTATTATTGCTTTTAAAACTCGCCCCAAAGTCACTTGAATCATGGGATTTATCGCAAAAGGCCTTGAAAATGTTATATTCATATCAGTAAATAATCTATCAATAGCTAAAATATGATTTTCGATAACTCTATAAATGAAAAcggattaatttttatgaattatttcatttaaataagatttacTCAGGTTGGACGTTGTGAGTACTCGTTTGAGGTTTTCTCCTTTTCGTTGTACTAAAAGTCTTGTAAGTTTTTTGTATCGCATACCCCGGTAAAATATTACCAGCAACAGAACTATATTCGCGTATCTTATCAGTCCATTTATAACTATTAACTAATTGTCCATACAAAGCTTGTCGTTCTTGAGTAGTCTCTTGACTTAAATGAGTTGTATTCCCCA
Proteins encoded in this region:
- the LOC111428690 gene encoding THO complex subunit 3, with protein sequence MYNNKIEEFRNYFQSHNKSKEYSGHTSKVHSVGWSCDGKRLASGSFDKSVCIYTLDKDRLSKETTFKGHGGSVDQLCWHQSHPDLLSTASGDKSVRIWDSRIQKCIATIPTKGENINITWAPNGDTIAVGNKEDLVTFIDARTHKIKSEEQYNFEVNEISWNNTSDLFFLTNGQGCIHILSYPDLELQHILNAHPGTCICIEFDPTGKYFATGSADALVTLWDVDELACKKVFTRMDWPVRTISFSHDGQLLASASEDLIIDIGFTETGDKIADITVEAATFTVAWHPSQYLLAYACDDKDTYDRKRDAGSLKVWGFPSD
- the LOC111428701 gene encoding mediator of RNA polymerase II transcription subunit 27, with protein sequence MDRDLEQLYAALNAIKVLRSNVGSVFETVSNGLRADHGEEGKDIKFISELQVLLTTVNNNLRDVENAVSNLTPPPGPFNLGNTTHLSQETTQERQALYGQLVNSYKWTDKIREYSSVAGNILPGYAIQKTYKTFSTTKRRKPQTSTHNVQPEVIENHILAIDRLFTDMNITFSRPFAINPMIQVTLGRVLKAIIAFKGLMIEWIMVKAQTESNDIWTESRYIVFRKVTENSHAAMCHFYAPNMPELAIKSYMHWLHSYITLFSHPCKKCGNHLYGCLPPTWRDLRTLEPCHDECK
- the LOC111428711 gene encoding uncharacterized protein yields the protein MNSNKLESILVCDNDIVGLFKIALKLVESGKYVWFISPEPITSLPKNVTPSTKEVLKFLTLLYFKDTRELLKHFNSIQTWFRIPELIIIIDFHHYLDCENNDYNPTESAFLCASFLDAGNACIKKLNKSVYLIASLDLDKCKNKNVQILLDLYFNKISNTSEINI